A DNA window from Vigna angularis cultivar LongXiaoDou No.4 chromosome 1, ASM1680809v1, whole genome shotgun sequence contains the following coding sequences:
- the LOC108341378 gene encoding BES1/BZR1 homolog protein 2-like has product IRTSHSVIVEEDGTTYRKGCKRPTGSEIGGTPPNISACSSIQPSPQSSSFPSLVPSYHASPTSSSFPNLTPIDANPDSFLIPFIRNITSILANLPPLRISNSAPITPPISSPRTSKRKADFDSLSNASFRHPLFATSAPFGPSRRHHVANSTIPEYDESDASTVDSASGRWVSFHCQTPVGPISPTFNLMKPALHHIAPQEGVQWGSVAEIGKGVSDFEFENGRVKPWEGERIHEVGMDDLDLTLGFGKLQAINARLDNKSNRSESRNQ; this is encoded by the exons ATCAGAACATCTCATAGTGTGATCGTGGAAGAAGATGGCACTACCTACAGAAAG GGATGCAAGAGACCCACGGGAAGTGAGATTGGAGGCACTCCACCCAACATAAGCGCGTGTTCCTCGATTCAGCCAAGTCCACAATCTTCGTCATTCCCGAGTCTAGTGCCTTCCTACCACGCTAGTCCAACCTCTTCCTCCTTCCCCAACCTCACTCCCATTGACGCAAACCCCGATTCCTTTCTCATCCCATTCATTCGCAACATAACTTCAATCCTCGCCAACCTTCCCCCTCTCAGGATATCCAACAGCGCCCCTATCACCCCACCTATTTCCTCTCCCCGAACCTCCAAGCGCAAGGCTGACTTCGATTCCCTCTCCAACGCTTCCTTCCGCCACCCTCTTTTCGCCACCTCCGCCCCCTTCGGTCCCTCGCGCCGCCACCATGTCGCGAATTCCACCATCCCCGAGTACGACGAGTCTGACGCTTCCACCGTCGACTCTGCCTCCGGCCGTTGGGTTAGTTTTCACTGTCAGACCCCCGTCGGTCCCATTTCCCCTACTTTCAACCTCATGAAACCCGCTCTGCACCATATCGCTCCTCAGGAGGGCGTACAGTGGGGTTCCGTTGCGGAGATAGGCAAAGGAGTCTCTGATTTTGAATTCGAGAATGGCAGAGTAAAGCCTTGGGAGGGTGAGAGAATACACGAGGTGGGAATGGATGATTTGGACCTTACTCTCGGATTCGGAAAATTACAAGCCATAAACGCAAGGTTGGATAATAAATCGAATAGATCTGAATCAAgaaatcagtaa
- the LOC108342246 gene encoding chitin-binding lectin 1, which translates to MLIKGHQIKVPILFLVNLVLVFFVSSVNAVESRKLDETPVPATNGTEQKCGSCGTVYPSPPPPAIPPPSPPPPKKTPTQYCPPPPPSSFIYITGPPGNLYPVDEDFSAAACHRRSFAAASLPLFVGMLFTLAFW; encoded by the coding sequence ATGCTGATCAAAGGGCATCAAATTAAGGTACCAATATTGTTTCTCGTCAATTTGGTCCTTGTTTTTTTCGTTTCTTCCGTCAACGCCGTTGAATCAAGGAAACTTGATGAGACCCCCGTGCCCGCCACAAACGGCACCGAACAAAAGTGCGGTTCATGCGGCACCGTCTACCCCTCCCCGCCTCCACCGGCCATTCCACCGCCGTCGCCACCACCACCCAAGAAAACACCCACACAGTATTGCCCTCCGCCACCCCCTTCCTCCTTCATATACATAACTGGGCCTCCGGGAAACTTGTATCCGGTCGACGAGGATTTCAGCGCCGCCGCCTGCCACCGCCGGAGCTTCGCCGCCGCCTCCTTGCCACTTTTTGTTGGCATGCTTTTTACGCTTGCATTTTGGTGA